A portion of the Deinococcus sp. AB2017081 genome contains these proteins:
- a CDS encoding lanthionine synthetase LanC family protein, which produces MNKILGSNLDIWLDRVALLAEEDNIEELGIDKFNIGITDGRLCLALLFIVLYRRTSTGKYKFIAQKQINRSLEILEDHPKLINNLGLYNGFSGLIYILSDLYKNEGLYKNALLFLASEHEKVVYGQYLNYSDRQSLPLDSYDLISGLVGIGLSRLKYSASTTNKDSLLHHIITILCKHSNKEKPFITMRRDYNEWDLVTYNAFDGIINLGMAHGIMGVISLISKYQQVYNDKNTIQSQNKLCDLAMKGVLEVNHEIEYANCLVEKEGHLKRDRQYRGVSWCYGNVGAAIGFRRATQTGYSNPRVNEILYSLMDRKSSHLSKYTAGTTMCHGVSGIARTAKSMDNDEIYNEMIEFISEVFNHSDSMGGFFDVRNSNGIRSVHKSISSLDGSIGPAISLILDGTSIASPLDEIMLIT; this is translated from the coding sequence ATGAACAAAATATTGGGATCAAATCTAGATATTTGGTTAGATAGGGTCGCTCTCCTGGCAGAGGAGGACAATATTGAAGAATTAGGTATTGATAAATTTAACATAGGAATAACAGATGGGCGATTATGTTTGGCCTTGCTATTTATAGTATTATATCGAAGAACTTCAACCGGCAAATACAAATTTATCGCGCAGAAACAGATAAACCGTAGTCTGGAAATTCTAGAAGATCATCCCAAACTTATTAATAATCTCGGGCTTTATAACGGATTCTCTGGATTAATCTATATTTTATCAGATCTTTATAAAAACGAGGGTCTATACAAAAACGCTCTGCTTTTTCTTGCCTCTGAGCATGAGAAAGTAGTTTACGGTCAATACTTAAATTATAGTGACCGCCAGTCTCTGCCTCTTGATAGTTATGACTTAATCTCAGGACTCGTTGGAATTGGATTATCCAGGCTAAAGTATTCAGCATCCACTACGAATAAAGATTCATTGTTGCATCATATTATAACTATTCTTTGTAAGCATTCTAATAAAGAAAAACCATTCATTACAATGCGTCGAGATTACAACGAATGGGATTTAGTAACATATAATGCCTTCGATGGAATTATAAATTTAGGTATGGCGCATGGGATTATGGGCGTGATATCATTAATATCAAAATATCAACAAGTTTATAATGATAAAAATACAATACAAAGTCAAAATAAATTATGTGATTTAGCAATGAAAGGCGTATTAGAGGTAAACCATGAGATTGAATATGCGAATTGTCTCGTTGAAAAAGAGGGTCATCTCAAACGAGACAGGCAATACCGAGGAGTTTCATGGTGCTATGGAAATGTGGGGGCTGCAATTGGTTTTAGAAGAGCAACACAGACTGGGTATTCGAATCCACGCGTGAATGAGATCTTGTATTCACTGATGGATAGAAAATCAAGTCACTTATCTAAATACACTGCGGGTACTACTATGTGTCATGGTGTATCAGGTATCGCGAGAACTGCAAAATCTATGGATAATGATGAGATATATAATGAAATGATTGAATTCATAAGTGAAGTGTTTAATCATAGCGATTCAATGGGGGGATTTTTTGACGTACGCAATAGTAACGGGATTAGAAGTGTACACAAATCTATTTCGTCCTTGGACGGATCAATCGGCCCAGCAATTTCTCTTATATTGGATGGCACGTCGATTGCTAGTCCTTTAGACGAAATAATGCTCATTACTTGA